In Trifolium pratense cultivar HEN17-A07 linkage group LG7, ARS_RC_1.1, whole genome shotgun sequence, a genomic segment contains:
- the LOC123894953 gene encoding replication factor A protein 1-like isoform X4 yields MAFMIGNGEHFSEIEKIDSERTSWNLKAKILRLWEVSDFSRPNSPFSLEMVLMDSEGGRIHATVKKTLIYKFKDDLSEGKVYSFENLGVSTNGGAYRTTQHRYKLNFQFGSVVQRITNHDVKGSPFHLVPISDVVSGSYDTDYLVDVIGVLTGVGTKREVTSQHGSTTKLNVIALEAQGHKIQCTLFGPYVDELNAFIASGDYNNAVVIVQLAKAKTFQGGYVSCKTTIGEESNNHELLNVLGFGQLLNIILMLKNRCSYHHCFLFL; encoded by the exons atggctTTCATGATTGGTAATGGTGAACATTTTtctgaaattgaaaaaattgattctGAGAGAACAAGTTGGAATTTAAAGGCAAAAATTTTAAGGCTATGGGAAGTTTCTGATTTCTCTCGACCTAACAGTCCTTTCTCTTTAGAAATGGTTTTGATGGATTCTGAGGGTGGTAGAATCCATGCTACTGTTAAGAAAACACTTATCTATAAATTTAAGGATGATTTAAGTGAAGGAAAAGTTTATAGTTTTGAAAATTTGGGGGTTTCGACTAATGGTGGAGCATACCGTACTACTCAGCATCGCTACAAGCTGAATTTCCAGTTTGGATCGGTGGTTCAGAGGATTACGAACCATGATGTTAAGGGATCTCCTTTTCATTTAGTTCCTATTTCTGATGTTGTGAGTGGAAGTTATGATACTGACTATTTAGTGG ATGTTATAGGGGTGTTGACTGGTGTTGGAACAAAACGTGAGGTAACAAGCCAGCATGGATCTACCACTAAGCTTAATGTGATTGCTCTAGAGGCACAAGG GCATAAGATTCAATGCACTCTATTTGGTCCGTATGTTGATGAACTGAATGCTTTTATTGCTTCTGGAGATTACAACAATGCAGTAGTGATTGTGCAACTAGCAAAGGCCAAGACTTTTCAAG gggGGTACGTTTCTTGCAAGACAACAATTGGGGAAGAGAGTAACAATCATGAACTCTTGAATGTTTTAGGCTTTGGACAATTgctgaatataattttaatgtTGAAGAATAGATGCAGTTACCATcactgttttttgtttttgtaa
- the LOC123894953 gene encoding uncharacterized protein LOC123894953 isoform X1 — protein sequence MAFMIGNGEHFSEIEKIDSERTSWNLKAKILRLWEVSDFSRPNSPFSLEMVLMDSEGGRIHATVKKTLIYKFKDDLSEGKVYSFENLGVSTNGGAYRTTQHRYKLNFQFGSVVQRITNHDVKGSPFHLVPISDVVSGSYDTDYLVGMCFAFEYFLCYFFQKFVCIYDKKILITKYFLCYFSDVIGVLTGVGTKREVTSQHGSTTKLNVIALEAQGHKIQCTLFGPYVDELNAFIASGDYNNAVVIVQLAKAKTFQGGYVSCKTTIGEESNNHELLNVLGFGQLLNIILMLKNRCSYHHCFLFL from the exons atggctTTCATGATTGGTAATGGTGAACATTTTtctgaaattgaaaaaattgattctGAGAGAACAAGTTGGAATTTAAAGGCAAAAATTTTAAGGCTATGGGAAGTTTCTGATTTCTCTCGACCTAACAGTCCTTTCTCTTTAGAAATGGTTTTGATGGATTCTGAGGGTGGTAGAATCCATGCTACTGTTAAGAAAACACTTATCTATAAATTTAAGGATGATTTAAGTGAAGGAAAAGTTTATAGTTTTGAAAATTTGGGGGTTTCGACTAATGGTGGAGCATACCGTACTACTCAGCATCGCTACAAGCTGAATTTCCAGTTTGGATCGGTGGTTCAGAGGATTACGAACCATGATGTTAAGGGATCTCCTTTTCATTTAGTTCCTATTTCTGATGTTGTGAGTGGAAGTTATGATACTGACTATTTAGTGGGTATGTGTTTTGCATTTGAGTATTTTCTATGTTATTTCTTCCAAAAGTTTGTAtgtatatatgataaaaaaattttgattaCTAAGTATTTTCTATGTTATTTTTCAGATGTTATAGGGGTGTTGACTGGTGTTGGAACAAAACGTGAGGTAACAAGCCAGCATGGATCTACCACTAAGCTTAATGTGATTGCTCTAGAGGCACAAGG GCATAAGATTCAATGCACTCTATTTGGTCCGTATGTTGATGAACTGAATGCTTTTATTGCTTCTGGAGATTACAACAATGCAGTAGTGATTGTGCAACTAGCAAAGGCCAAGACTTTTCAAG gggGGTACGTTTCTTGCAAGACAACAATTGGGGAAGAGAGTAACAATCATGAACTCTTGAATGTTTTAGGCTTTGGACAATTgctgaatataattttaatgtTGAAGAATAGATGCAGTTACCATcactgttttttgtttttgtaa
- the LOC123894953 gene encoding uncharacterized protein LOC123894953 isoform X2 has translation MAFMIGNGEHFSEIEKIDSERTSWNLKAKILRLWEVSDFSRPNSPFSLEMVLMDSEGGRIHATVKKTLIYKFKDDLSEGKVYSFENLGVSTNGGAYRTTQHRYKLNFQFGSVVQRITNHDVKGSPFHLVPISDVVSGSYDTDYLVGMCFAFEYFLCYFFQKFVCIYDKKILITKYFLCYFSDVIGVLTGVGTKREVTSQHGSTTKLNVIALEAQGHKIQCTLFGPYVDELNAFIASGDYNNAVVIVQLAKAKTFQDFDNMNYEMIFGQDPSINKYLGGTFLARQQLGKRVTIMNS, from the exons atggctTTCATGATTGGTAATGGTGAACATTTTtctgaaattgaaaaaattgattctGAGAGAACAAGTTGGAATTTAAAGGCAAAAATTTTAAGGCTATGGGAAGTTTCTGATTTCTCTCGACCTAACAGTCCTTTCTCTTTAGAAATGGTTTTGATGGATTCTGAGGGTGGTAGAATCCATGCTACTGTTAAGAAAACACTTATCTATAAATTTAAGGATGATTTAAGTGAAGGAAAAGTTTATAGTTTTGAAAATTTGGGGGTTTCGACTAATGGTGGAGCATACCGTACTACTCAGCATCGCTACAAGCTGAATTTCCAGTTTGGATCGGTGGTTCAGAGGATTACGAACCATGATGTTAAGGGATCTCCTTTTCATTTAGTTCCTATTTCTGATGTTGTGAGTGGAAGTTATGATACTGACTATTTAGTGGGTATGTGTTTTGCATTTGAGTATTTTCTATGTTATTTCTTCCAAAAGTTTGTAtgtatatatgataaaaaaattttgattaCTAAGTATTTTCTATGTTATTTTTCAGATGTTATAGGGGTGTTGACTGGTGTTGGAACAAAACGTGAGGTAACAAGCCAGCATGGATCTACCACTAAGCTTAATGTGATTGCTCTAGAGGCACAAGG GCATAAGATTCAATGCACTCTATTTGGTCCGTATGTTGATGAACTGAATGCTTTTATTGCTTCTGGAGATTACAACAATGCAGTAGTGATTGTGCAACTAGCAAAGGCCAAGACTTTTCAAG ATTTTGATAACATGAATTATGAGATGATATTTGGGCAGGATCCCAGCATCAACAAATATTTG gggGGTACGTTTCTTGCAAGACAACAATTGGGGAAGAGAGTAACAATCATGAACTCTTGA
- the LOC123894953 gene encoding uncharacterized protein LOC123894953 isoform X3, with protein sequence MAFMIGNGEHFSEIEKIDSERTSWNLKAKILRLWEVSDFSRPNSPFSLEMVLMDSEGGRIHATVKKTLIYKFKDDLSEGKVYSFENLGVSTNGGAYRTTQHRYKLNFQFGSVVQRITNHDVKGSPFHLVPISDVVSGSYDTDYLVGMCFAFEYFLCYFFQKFVCIYDKKILITKYFLCYFSDVIGVLTGVGTKREVTSQHGSTTKLNVIALEAQGHKIQCTLFGPYVDELNAFIASGDYNNAVVIVQLAKAKTFQDFDNMNYEMIFGQDPSINKYLV encoded by the exons atggctTTCATGATTGGTAATGGTGAACATTTTtctgaaattgaaaaaattgattctGAGAGAACAAGTTGGAATTTAAAGGCAAAAATTTTAAGGCTATGGGAAGTTTCTGATTTCTCTCGACCTAACAGTCCTTTCTCTTTAGAAATGGTTTTGATGGATTCTGAGGGTGGTAGAATCCATGCTACTGTTAAGAAAACACTTATCTATAAATTTAAGGATGATTTAAGTGAAGGAAAAGTTTATAGTTTTGAAAATTTGGGGGTTTCGACTAATGGTGGAGCATACCGTACTACTCAGCATCGCTACAAGCTGAATTTCCAGTTTGGATCGGTGGTTCAGAGGATTACGAACCATGATGTTAAGGGATCTCCTTTTCATTTAGTTCCTATTTCTGATGTTGTGAGTGGAAGTTATGATACTGACTATTTAGTGGGTATGTGTTTTGCATTTGAGTATTTTCTATGTTATTTCTTCCAAAAGTTTGTAtgtatatatgataaaaaaattttgattaCTAAGTATTTTCTATGTTATTTTTCAGATGTTATAGGGGTGTTGACTGGTGTTGGAACAAAACGTGAGGTAACAAGCCAGCATGGATCTACCACTAAGCTTAATGTGATTGCTCTAGAGGCACAAGG GCATAAGATTCAATGCACTCTATTTGGTCCGTATGTTGATGAACTGAATGCTTTTATTGCTTCTGGAGATTACAACAATGCAGTAGTGATTGTGCAACTAGCAAAGGCCAAGACTTTTCAAG ATTTTGATAACATGAATTATGAGATGATATTTGGGCAGGATCCCAGCATCAACAAATATTTGGTCTGA
- the LOC123894953 gene encoding replication factor A protein 1-like isoform X6, translating into MAFMIGNGEHFSEIEKIDSERTSWNLKAKILRLWEVSDFSRPNSPFSLEMVLMDSEGGRIHATVKKTLIYKFKDDLSEGKVYSFENLGVSTNGGAYRTTQHRYKLNFQFGSVVQRITNHDVKGSPFHLVPISDVVSGSYDTDYLVDVIGVLTGVGTKREVTSQHGSTTKLNVIALEAQGHKIQCTLFGPYVDELNAFIASGDYNNAVVIVQLAKAKTFQGGYSF; encoded by the exons atggctTTCATGATTGGTAATGGTGAACATTTTtctgaaattgaaaaaattgattctGAGAGAACAAGTTGGAATTTAAAGGCAAAAATTTTAAGGCTATGGGAAGTTTCTGATTTCTCTCGACCTAACAGTCCTTTCTCTTTAGAAATGGTTTTGATGGATTCTGAGGGTGGTAGAATCCATGCTACTGTTAAGAAAACACTTATCTATAAATTTAAGGATGATTTAAGTGAAGGAAAAGTTTATAGTTTTGAAAATTTGGGGGTTTCGACTAATGGTGGAGCATACCGTACTACTCAGCATCGCTACAAGCTGAATTTCCAGTTTGGATCGGTGGTTCAGAGGATTACGAACCATGATGTTAAGGGATCTCCTTTTCATTTAGTTCCTATTTCTGATGTTGTGAGTGGAAGTTATGATACTGACTATTTAGTGG ATGTTATAGGGGTGTTGACTGGTGTTGGAACAAAACGTGAGGTAACAAGCCAGCATGGATCTACCACTAAGCTTAATGTGATTGCTCTAGAGGCACAAGG GCATAAGATTCAATGCACTCTATTTGGTCCGTATGTTGATGAACTGAATGCTTTTATTGCTTCTGGAGATTACAACAATGCAGTAGTGATTGTGCAACTAGCAAAGGCCAAGACTTTTCAAG GAGGATATAGCTTTTAA
- the LOC123894953 gene encoding uncharacterized protein LOC123894953 isoform X5, protein MAFMIGNGEHFSEIEKIDSERTSWNLKAKILRLWEVSDFSRPNSPFSLEMVLMDSEGGRIHATVKKTLIYKFKDDLSEGKVYSFENLGVSTNGGAYRTTQHRYKLNFQFGSVVQRITNHDVKGSPFHLVPISDVVSGSYDTDYLVGMCFAFEYFLCYFFQKFVCIYDKKILITKYFLCYFSDVIGVLTGVGTKREVTSQHGSTTKLNVIALEAQGHKIQCTLFGPYVDELNAFIASGDYNNAVVIVQLAKAKTFQGGYSF, encoded by the exons atggctTTCATGATTGGTAATGGTGAACATTTTtctgaaattgaaaaaattgattctGAGAGAACAAGTTGGAATTTAAAGGCAAAAATTTTAAGGCTATGGGAAGTTTCTGATTTCTCTCGACCTAACAGTCCTTTCTCTTTAGAAATGGTTTTGATGGATTCTGAGGGTGGTAGAATCCATGCTACTGTTAAGAAAACACTTATCTATAAATTTAAGGATGATTTAAGTGAAGGAAAAGTTTATAGTTTTGAAAATTTGGGGGTTTCGACTAATGGTGGAGCATACCGTACTACTCAGCATCGCTACAAGCTGAATTTCCAGTTTGGATCGGTGGTTCAGAGGATTACGAACCATGATGTTAAGGGATCTCCTTTTCATTTAGTTCCTATTTCTGATGTTGTGAGTGGAAGTTATGATACTGACTATTTAGTGGGTATGTGTTTTGCATTTGAGTATTTTCTATGTTATTTCTTCCAAAAGTTTGTAtgtatatatgataaaaaaattttgattaCTAAGTATTTTCTATGTTATTTTTCAGATGTTATAGGGGTGTTGACTGGTGTTGGAACAAAACGTGAGGTAACAAGCCAGCATGGATCTACCACTAAGCTTAATGTGATTGCTCTAGAGGCACAAGG GCATAAGATTCAATGCACTCTATTTGGTCCGTATGTTGATGAACTGAATGCTTTTATTGCTTCTGGAGATTACAACAATGCAGTAGTGATTGTGCAACTAGCAAAGGCCAAGACTTTTCAAG GAGGATATAGCTTTTAA
- the LOC123894955 gene encoding protein SRG1-like, which produces MEVKKNPSGTSLLVPSVQELAKNNVSTVPQRYIQSQHEALVINENDHSTLEIPVIDMKKLHSSEFGSSELSKLHLACKDWGFFQLVNHDVSSSLLEKLKLEIQDFFNLPMSEKKKFWQTPEHMEGFGQAFVVSDEQKLDWADMFYMTTLPKHSRMPHLFPKLPLPIRDTFELYSMELQKLSMVIVEYMGKALNMKEMEMRELFEDGIQMMRMNYYPPCPQPEKVIGLTPHSDGSALTILLQLNDVEGLQVRKDGMWVPAKPLPNAFIINIGDILEIITNGIYRSIEHRATVNSKKERISIATFYTSKHDGEIGPAKSLINEETSAQFKRIELKEYLKNMFARKLDGKSFLDALRI; this is translated from the exons ATGGAAGTGAAAAAGAACCCATCTGGAACTTCTCTTCTAGTACCATCAGTTCAAGAATTGGCTAAGAACAATGTTTCAACAGTTCCACAAAGATATATTCAATCTCAACATGAAGCATTGGTCATCAATGAAAATGATCATAGTACCCTTGAAATTCCAGTTATTGATATGAAGAAATTGCATTCTTCAGAATTTGGGAGTTCAGAATTGTCTAAGCTTCATCTTGCTTGCAAAGATTGGGGATTTTTTCAG CTGGTGAATCATGATGTTAGTTCTTCCTTATTGGAGAAATTGAAGTTGGAGATTCAGGATTTCTTTAACCTTCCAATGTCAGAGAAGAAAAAGTTTTGGCAAACTCCTGAACACATGGAGGGATTTGGACAAGCATTTGTTGTTAGTGATGAACAAAAGTTGGATTGGGCTGATATGTTTTATATGACAACACTTCCTAAACATTCTAGGATGCCTCACTTATTTCCAAAACTTCCTCTTCCCATCAG AGATACTTTTGAGCTTTATTCAATGGAACTACAAAAATTATCAATGGTTATTGTTGAATACATGGGAAAAGCTTTGAACATGAAAGAAATGGAAATGAGAGAGTTATTTGAAGATGGGATACAAATGATGAGGATGAACTATTACCCTCCTTGTCCTCAACCCGAAAAAGTTATTGGCCTCACACCACATTCAGATGGATCAGCACTCACTATTCTGCTACAACTCAATGATGTTGAAGGACTCCAAGTAAGGAAAGATGGCATGTGGGTTCCTGCTAAACCCCTGCCAAATGCCTTCATTATCAACATTGGGGACATTCTAGAG ATTATAACTAATGGGATATATCGAAGTATTGAGCATCGCGCAACTGTAAActctaaaaaagaaagaatttcaattgcGACATTCTATACTTCGAAACATGATGGAGAGATAGGTCCTGCAAAAAGCTTGATCAATGAAGAAACATCAGCCCAGTTCAAAAGAATTGAATTAAAAGAATACTTGAAGAATATGTTTGCTCGTAAACTTGATGGCAAGTCTTTCCTGGATGCTTTGAGGATATAG
- the LOC123894956 gene encoding protein SRG1-like, whose translation MEEKNNTSGTSLLVPSVQELAKGNISTVPTRYIQSQHEELIINEDDHSNLEIPIIDMKKLLSSEYGSSELSKLHLACKDWGFFQVVNHGVSSSLVEKVKLETQDFFNLPMSEKKKFWQTPQHMEGFGQAFVMSDEQKLDWADIFFMSTLPKHSRMSHLFPKLPLPIRDTFELYSMELQKLSMIIVEYMGKALKMDENEMRMLFEDGVQSMRMNYYPPCPQPEKVIGLTKHSDPVGVTILLQLNEVEGLQIKKNCMWLPIKPLPNAFIVNIGDMLEIITNGIYRSIEHRAIVNSEKERLSIATFYSINQESILGPMESLITEQSPARFKKIGVKEYFKNFFARKLEGKSYIDVMRIEHDD comes from the exons ATGGAAGAGAAAAATAACACATCTGGAACTTCTCTTCTAGTACCATCAGTTCAGGAGTTGGCTAAGGGAAATATTTCAACAGTTCCAACAAGATATATTCAGTCTCAACATGAAGAATTGATCATCAATGAAGATGATCATAGTAACCTTGAAATTCCAATTATTGATATGAAGAAATTGCTTTCTTCAGAATATGGGAGTTCAGAATTGTCTAAGCTTCATCTTGCCTGTAAAGATTGGGGATTTTTCCAG gtgGTAAATCATGGGGTTAGTTCTTCCTTAGTGGAGAAAGTAAAGTTGGAGACTCAAGATTTCTTTAATCTTCCAATGTCAGAGAAGAAAAAGTTTTGGCAAACTCCACAACATATGGAGGGATTTGGGCAAGCATTTGTTATGAGTGATGAACAAAAGCTTGATTGGGCTGATATTTTCTTTATGAGCACACTTCCCAAACACTCTAGAATGTCTCACTTATTTCCAAAACTTCCTCTTCCAATCag AGATACATTTGAACTTTACTCAATGGAACTACAAAAGTTATCAATGATCATTGTTGAATATATGGGAAAAGCATTGAAAATGGATGAAAATGAAATGAGGATGTTATTTGAAGATGGGGTACAATCAATGAGGATGAACTATTACCCTCCTTGTCCTCAACCTGAAAAGGTTATTGGTCTCACAAAGCATTCAGATCCTGTGGGTGTCACTATCCTTCTACAACTTAATGAAGTTGAAGGGctccaaataaagaaaaattgcaTGTGGCTCCCTATTAAGCCCCTACCTAATGCCTTCATTGTCAATATTGGTGACATGCTAGAG ATTATAACAAATGGGATATATCGAAGTATTGAGCACCGAGCAATAGTGAACTCGGAAAAGGAAAGACTTTCGATTGCTACGTTCTACAGCATAAATCAAGAGAGTATTTTAGGTCCTATGGAGAGCTTAATTACTGAACAATCACCAGCTCGGTTCAAAAAAATTGGCGTGAAGGAGTACTTCAAGAATTTCTTCGCTCGTAAACTTGAAGGAAAGTCTTACATCGATGTCATGAGAATAGAGCATGATGATTGA